One genomic region from Sulfitobacter faviae encodes:
- a CDS encoding sulfotransferase codes for MRRSARREPCPCANSYYSSLCLYGGTLISKCLALVPNVTLLSEIDPLSQMQNGKSNRFHPSDFLYAARSGLRPISEQMTIRSFNAGIAELHRALGEVGRYLVLRDHAHSQFCTEADPFARPSLRAILQRVMPVQSVLTLRHPLDSFLSLDSNGWHHFKPFTLETYAKRYECFLSEYEDLPKFRYEDFVANPETELEKICTILKLPFHSGTTALLKVVELTGDSGRSSSRIAPRVRRELPEGIAQQMKSSNAYRRLCTRLDYPLHDE; via the coding sequence ATGCGAAGAAGCGCTCGCCGCGAGCCCTGCCCCTGCGCCAATTCGTACTATTCATCACTTTGCTTGTACGGGGGTACTTTAATTAGTAAATGTTTGGCACTTGTGCCAAATGTGACTTTGCTGAGCGAAATCGACCCACTCAGCCAGATGCAGAATGGAAAATCGAATCGCTTCCATCCTAGTGATTTCCTTTATGCGGCACGTAGTGGCCTGCGCCCGATTAGTGAGCAGATGACTATCCGCAGTTTCAACGCGGGAATTGCGGAGCTGCATCGTGCCCTTGGGGAAGTGGGGCGGTATCTAGTGTTGCGCGACCATGCCCATAGTCAGTTCTGTACCGAGGCCGACCCCTTTGCCCGGCCAAGCCTACGCGCAATACTTCAGCGGGTCATGCCAGTGCAATCGGTGCTTACCCTACGCCATCCTCTAGATTCTTTTCTATCACTGGATAGCAACGGTTGGCATCACTTTAAACCTTTCACATTAGAAACTTACGCTAAGCGATATGAGTGCTTTTTATCAGAGTACGAAGACCTCCCTAAGTTCCGCTATGAAGATTTCGTCGCTAACCCAGAAACCGAGCTGGAAAAGATCTGTACTATTCTTAAGTTGCCGTTTCATTCGGGTACAACAGCGCTTCTTAAAGTAGTTGAACTCACGGGCGATAGCGGTCGTTCTTCGTCTCGGATAGCCCCGAGGGTTCGACGCGAGTTGCCTGAAGGTATCGCGCAACAAATGAAATCCAGTAATGCTTATCGGCGGCTTTGTACTCGTCTGGACTATCCGCTACATGATGAATGA
- a CDS encoding HAD family hydrolase, with the protein MKLIDYRTLVFDCDGVILDSNRIKTEAFRQAALPYGAAAADALVTYHLINGGISRYAKFEYFLKNIIKGIEPNSGGLALQSLLKDYAIAVKEGLMECAVCKGLGDLREAMPNQTWLIVSGGDQTELREIFAARGIDHYFDGGIFGSPDSKEAILSREQAAQTITPKLFF; encoded by the coding sequence ATGAAGCTAATTGACTATAGAACCCTGGTTTTCGATTGCGATGGGGTGATCCTGGATTCGAACCGCATTAAGACAGAAGCCTTTCGCCAAGCTGCCTTACCCTATGGCGCAGCGGCAGCTGATGCTTTGGTAACTTACCACCTTATCAACGGTGGAATTTCTAGATATGCAAAATTTGAGTATTTTCTTAAGAATATTATAAAGGGTATTGAACCCAATTCCGGTGGATTGGCTTTACAATCTCTTTTGAAAGATTACGCGATCGCCGTGAAAGAAGGGCTGATGGAGTGCGCTGTTTGTAAGGGGCTAGGCGACCTGCGTGAAGCCATGCCCAACCAAACTTGGTTGATTGTTTCGGGAGGGGATCAAACGGAACTCCGGGAAATATTTGCCGCTCGGGGAATAGATCATTATTTTGATGGCGGTATTTTTGGCAGCCCAGACAGCAAAGAAGCTATCTTGTCGAGAGAGCAGGCAGCTCAGACTATAACCCCAAAGCTCTTTTTCTAG
- a CDS encoding glycosyltransferase family 10 domain-containing protein, with protein sequence MQDWQEDFARRPVDVAFMFERRAERHHWVEWPEADLTGLCSWRTDLAEACTIGVVERLGQSWQGGQSRFELTTDWHMDKLTRLDGRTRLMGALENTHHPDYISEKFFDAFACGAVPIYWASPGHRIHELGLPERSWVNLWGMTPDEGAARIADALRGSETAVTMPSAIATLKQLFTPAEAWQSSRDHVGTGVMHALQHVCDFPLLTL encoded by the coding sequence GTGCAAGACTGGCAAGAGGATTTCGCCCGCCGCCCCGTCGACGTCGCCTTCATGTTTGAACGCCGCGCCGAGCGGCATCACTGGGTAGAATGGCCCGAGGCAGATCTGACCGGTCTTTGTTCATGGCGCACTGATCTAGCTGAGGCGTGTACCATTGGTGTGGTCGAACGCTTGGGCCAAAGCTGGCAGGGTGGCCAAAGCCGTTTTGAACTAACCACCGACTGGCACATGGACAAACTGACCCGCCTAGATGGGCGTACTCGCTTGATGGGTGCGCTTGAGAACACCCATCACCCCGACTACATCTCCGAGAAGTTCTTCGACGCTTTTGCCTGCGGAGCGGTACCTATCTATTGGGCGAGCCCTGGGCACCGCATCCATGAATTGGGTTTACCGGAGAGGTCTTGGGTGAACCTATGGGGGATGACGCCAGACGAAGGCGCGGCGCGGATTGCGGATGCCCTGCGAGGCAGTGAAACCGCAGTGACAATGCCGAGCGCCATCGCCACGCTGAAGCAATTGTTTACCCCGGCAGAAGCATGGCAGAGCAGTCGCGACCACGTAGGAACCGGCGTCATGCACGCTTTACAGCATGTCTGCGATTTCCCGCTCCTCACCTTGTAA
- a CDS encoding cytidylyltransferase domain-containing protein, with protein sequence MTACVIIPARYASTRYPGKPLAPLLGKAMILWVAELSARAVGQDHVYIATEDARIVDVVEAAGFKALMTSKTALTGTDRLAEAAQMLDYDIYINVQGDEPLVNPNDIKRCVEIKMANPTHIVNGFAWISENEDPIV encoded by the coding sequence ATGACCGCTTGCGTAATCATCCCAGCACGCTATGCATCAACCCGCTATCCAGGCAAACCGCTTGCCCCTCTCCTTGGAAAGGCAATGATCCTTTGGGTGGCGGAACTAAGCGCCCGCGCTGTAGGGCAGGACCATGTATATATCGCTACGGAAGATGCACGTATTGTAGATGTGGTTGAGGCCGCAGGTTTCAAAGCTTTAATGACAAGTAAGACGGCTTTAACCGGTACAGATCGTTTGGCCGAAGCCGCACAGATGCTCGACTATGACATCTACATTAATGTGCAAGGAGACGAGCCATTAGTGAACCCAAATGACATCAAGCGCTGTGTCGAAATCAAGATGGCTAACCCCACTCATATCGTTAACGGTTTTGCTTGGATCAGCGAAAACGAAGACCCCATAGTGTAA
- the fcl gene encoding GDP-L-fucose synthase, whose product MRKIYIAGHRGMVGSAILRRLEARKAAGEDLQLITRTHAELDLTAQAAVRDFMQDEKPDVVILAAAKVGGIHANNAYPADFIYENLMIECNVIHQAFAAGVARLLQLGSSCIYPRAVAQPMKEDALLTGVLEPTNEPYAVAKIAGIKLCESYNRQHGTDYRSVMPTNLYGPGDNFHPENSHVLPALIRRFHEAAQADDEEVRIWGSGKPRREFLHVDDMAEASLFVLGLDPKTYAANTEPMLSHINVGTGIDVSIMELAQMVAKVTGFQGRITNDPSKPDGTLRKLMDVSRLADMGWQASIDLEKGLQGTYDWFIKNQDSIRH is encoded by the coding sequence ATGCGAAAGATCTATATCGCAGGGCATCGCGGCATGGTCGGCAGCGCGATTCTGCGCCGGTTGGAGGCGCGAAAAGCGGCGGGCGAAGACCTTCAATTGATCACGCGCACTCATGCGGAACTGGATTTAACGGCTCAAGCTGCCGTGCGCGATTTTATGCAGGACGAGAAGCCAGATGTCGTGATCCTTGCTGCGGCCAAGGTCGGGGGTATTCACGCCAATAATGCCTATCCGGCGGACTTCATCTATGAAAATTTGATGATCGAATGTAACGTCATCCATCAGGCCTTTGCCGCAGGTGTGGCCCGTCTGTTACAACTTGGCTCAAGCTGCATCTACCCGCGCGCCGTAGCACAGCCGATGAAGGAAGATGCGCTGCTGACCGGTGTGCTCGAACCCACTAACGAGCCTTATGCTGTCGCCAAAATCGCTGGGATTAAACTCTGTGAGAGCTATAACAGGCAGCATGGCACGGATTACCGCTCGGTTATGCCCACTAATCTCTATGGCCCCGGCGACAACTTCCATCCCGAGAACTCTCATGTGCTGCCCGCGCTAATCCGGCGGTTTCATGAGGCCGCCCAAGCGGACGACGAAGAGGTGCGGATCTGGGGATCAGGTAAGCCGCGGCGCGAGTTTTTGCATGTTGATGATATGGCCGAAGCGAGCCTCTTCGTACTTGGCCTTGACCCCAAAACCTATGCTGCCAACACCGAACCGATGCTGAGCCATATCAACGTGGGTACGGGGATCGATGTTTCAATCATGGAACTGGCGCAGATGGTGGCCAAGGTGACTGGTTTTCAGGGGCGTATTACCAACGATCCTAGCAAACCGGACGGTACCCTGCGCAAGCTGATGGATGTGAGCCGTTTGGCAGATATGGGCTGGCAGGCGTCAATAGACCTCGAAAAAGGGCTGCAGGGCACCTATGACTGGTTTATCAAAAACCAAGATAGCATTCGCCACTGA